The Coffea arabica cultivar ET-39 chromosome 1e, Coffea Arabica ET-39 HiFi, whole genome shotgun sequence genome has a window encoding:
- the LOC113710016 gene encoding uncharacterized protein: MENTSSLICTKVTPFSLTLANKKFISSLRPSNKHIDCKLALKNSGAQKSFKTQWNIPLNTSSSCSTVFNLSPNSVTSRFVIQCSSYSDVKTSLGSPNPVIIALKNVSFESLKSTLLNLTPFEVCKWSLAFSIAVAASKWTINVLFSPFFWMYFSWTWLFWPWMVAISLAIYGLYCFNRHLHGNANAFQQLSIVTAAFTWLTLVPPAHFNGFLEGWPIVFFFVYHYFFFFNVSVRKRLYGDYYPREHDPAWDITLPKWQKLLFCAGVMVGHWFAAFEGPELHLVPGGWSNLGIWILIMLTLFMQYHSTLYLAKYSEKVVVPTAVVLFGPYRFVRHPIYASTMLLFVTYFAAMRAPLSALFIVAVCIFYYGQKAKLEELMMVKTFGQMYTGYTSKVRYKFIPFVY, encoded by the coding sequence ATGGAAAACACGTCGTCTTTGATCTGCACCAAGGTAACGCCTTTTAGCTTGACGCTTGCCAACAAgaagttcatttcttctctcAGACCTTCCAACAAACATATTGATTGCAAATTGGCTTTGAAGAACTCTGGTGCCCAGAAAAGTTTCAAAACCCAATGGAATATCCCTCTAAACACTTCCTCTAGCTGCAGCACCGTTTTCAATCTCTCCCCCAACAGTGTTACCAGTCGATTCGTTATTCAATGCTCTTCATATTCTGATGTAAAAACAAGCCTAGGCTCACCGAACCCAGTCATAATAGCCCTCAAAAACGTTTCTTTCGAGTCACTAAAATCGACCCTTTTAAATTTAACCCCATTTGAGGTATGCAAATGGTCTTTGGCTTTCTCCATTGCAGTTGCAGCCTCAAAGTGGACGATCAATGTGCTATTCAGCCCTTTCTTCTGGATGTATTTTAGCTGGACTTGGTTGTTTTGGCCTTGGATGGTAGCTATTAGTCTTGCAATTTACGGTCTTTACTGCTTTAACAGGCATTTACACGGCAATGCCAATGCTTTTCAGCAGCTTTCAATTGTTACTGCAGCATTTACTTGGCTCACTTTAGTACCCCCAGCACATTTCAATGGTTTTCTCGAAGGATGGCCTATTgtgtttttctttgtttatcactacttctttttcttcaatgtGAGTGTCCGAAAGCGGTTGTATGGTGATTATTATCCCAGAGAGCATGATCCCGCTTGGGATATTACCCTGCCCAAGTGGCAAAAACTCTTGTTCTGTGCTGGAGTGATGGTTGGCCATTGGTTTGCAGCATTTGAGGGGCCAGAATTGCATCTTGTTCCTGGTGGCTGGAGTAATTTGGGCATTTGGATTTTGATAATGTTGACATTGTTTATGCAGTACCACTCCACGTTGTATTTGGCAAAGTATTCAGAGAAGGTGGTTGTGCCGACTGCTGTTGTGCTGTTTGGGCCATATCGGTTTGTCCGCCATCCAATTTATGCGTCCACGATGCTTTTGTTCGTCACTTACTTTGCTGCAATGCGAGCACCCTTGAGCGCATTGTTTATAGTTGCAGTCTGCATATTCTATTACGGGCAAAAGGCAAAACTAGAGGAACTCATGATGGTGAAAACCTTTGGACAGATGTACACTGGATACACGAGTAAAGTTAGGTACAAATTTATCCCCTTTGTTTACTAG